The Mercurialis annua linkage group LG7, ddMerAnnu1.2, whole genome shotgun sequence genome includes the window tttttctgTCAACTTTGCCAAACAATTCGTGAAGAAAGCTATAATAAGGGTGGCTGTGACGGTGCCCTTTCATTAAAACTATAGGTTATGAAATTAATACTTCCACACGCATTCTTAGTTCAATCAGTCCAGTTACGAATTAGTGTTTCAAGAACCGCCCAGTTCGACTAAAAACCAAAAAACAGCGCGGTTTGATTTTTTATGctttaaaaaacttaaaaatacagtttaacatcttttaaaaaattacaaaaatcaaaaattatttaactaGTTAAACCGAAAAACAGTATGATACTTTATTGGTTGGACTGAAACTAATTTactagtattttttttctttatctaaAGATGATTAAATGATGTTACTCCTATTTTTATGATGGCTCGAATcgaatttttttagttttatatggCGTGCTTTTACTGTTTGGGTTAATCTAGCTATCTCGTTAATATATTTACTTgttaaaatttatgtatttgtttaaatttaaatatgcagacatgtaatataaaaaaaattatcatatataTTCTATAAATATCTTTTCTTATTCAATTAATTGCATCAACGATTGAACTATTGGTTGAACTGATGATCGTATTATAATTGACCAttgattcagtttttaaaacactcTTAGGAATGATATAAATTTGTGTTTAATTTTGTGTGGATGTGtattttgatttcattttttattcttagaGCATTTGGAATTTgagtttggtttgttttgtttctgtCTACTAATAGAGGATTCTTGTTTAGATTACTCTTACATAAGCAAACTTtgctatttttaaatatattaaatttcttaTGAGATAAGTctacaaaaattattttacttcatGTAAATCTCagtatttttttttcgagtAGTACTATATTTGCATAGTGAGAGGAATCtgttttgataataaaaacaatGAACAAACTGACCTCAAAACAGCTGAGGTTTTCAGGCTCAGTAATGATTGAGTTTTATCTCATTAGTTGTCATATgtataaacaataatataatttctTTCCAATAGTGCAGTAGGTAGTTCTGATTATAACTTAACAGGCTTAAATTTATTAATGCTCtgtataatattattatattatctcgggaaaaaactgaaaaaattctGATCAAATTTTCTGGTcctcaaaaataataataaaatgtatttcaatttaaatgaatttttttgaatattaaataattcaCACTCCATAGACTTTTTACtgcttatattttttataatatgcaGCAGAAAAATAATTACATTGAATACACCATTTacctcaattattaaaaaagtacAGAAACGTAAGCCAAATTTAATAAAGTGCGAGTTCCTTGATTATATATGTAGAAATTTTCATGTAAAATTTGTATTCCGCGTTATcccttaattaaattaattaattaaattttattatgtaactaaagaatataataatatagaataaataattagattttttCGGTCATATATTAATATATCATTGACTCTATGGAGTAATAGTAATACAGTGAACATGCATGttctatataaattattttttattgtttgccATTAAAATATTACCATGTTAAATTGGCGTTAAAGTCTAgagttgttttttaaaaatattttttttctccagactatttataaaaatatgttttgtaTTTTCTTATAAACATACACTCTTGGTAGacttttttacaaattttagacagatttttttaaaaaattaaattcttgtgtaaataaaaaatttgaaagatgtatttgaatataaaaaaattctattaaattttttttaaaaaaaagagtaatGGATGTAATTTGTCCTAAAGACTACGGATTGCAGATTTAGGCCCAAATAAAATATAGTGGGTCTAGTAAgtgcaacaaaaccaaattttaagGCCCAACGTGGTCCCAATTCCCGTTGCTTATGATGGGTGTATTCCAGCCCAATCCATTTGTTTTAGAGTTGGACAAATCTTGATGGAATGGCCTTAATTCATAACCCCGTCTAAAGACTAAAATAGATGGGCTCTCGGCTTTATTATTCTTgccatttttaaatattattcttcttctttttcggAAATGAAATCATTTCATTGATCACTATAAACCGACTCCTCAAGTCTcgatttttaaacattattgAACTGTTAAATTAATGAGTGGTTTCTTGCAAGCAATTGGAGGAAACTTTTGTGGCAATCCTCATAAAATCATGctcatataatataattttatttttttgaagataaaatattaatatgaaaatgatacacaaaaacatatatatttaaataaaaagtcCCCACAATCTAAATCTATAAAATTATCTTGAGGACAAAATattctacgaaacaaaaaaataatattgtttatCAAATTcggactaaattttaatttaatttgattgaatttaactgattaaaagtaattaattaaacatgaatgaataaaaattaatcaaaattttaatttggtttttatCGTATGTAATGTTAACCAACCTACTTCTATATTTAActgaatcaaaccaaacaaaaatgGATTAAAGTGAAGAAATAGTAAATGTCATTAATTTAcactaaaattatatataaatatttaatctaatttacttttaattttaaattttatcaaattaaatagaATAGTATTTATCTctaattatgataaatattaataaaattataaataaataaaaataaagaaaataaaggaTAAGTGTATAATAGCATAAAGTGGGGGGCCAATCATGTCTCTGACCAGCCGCGTAGTTGAAGACATCCCGCCGAAGCTATCTCTGTCGTATTATCGGTCATCCCACTGTCCAAAACAAGAAGCCGACGTCgtttcaattcaaaaaaattccaTCTCCATAGTCATCGACCATCCAGATTCCGCCACGTTTCAAACATACCACCCCAAAACTTATCCAACGGCCAGTAAACCAATTGCAGACAACTTAAACCACCCTTTTTATCACCTGAACAAACAAGGTCTGTCTGGCTCGTACTAGCAGTGACCACCACACCACGCGTTTAATAGCATTCATAAATCATAATGTCACCAGCTGTAACCCAATCACTCACCTTCTCCATGTGAGTGAGCTTCTCCATTAAACTCTcatatctctctctctctctaaaaccACACCTCAGTTCaacttctctctctaaaatGGCGATTCACAAACTCGCTCTGCTACTCGTTCTCACTCTGATAACTTCATCTAGACTCGTCTCTGCTCAACTCATCACCGATTGGCCGTCGATGGCGAGCGCCGTCTCAATGTACGGCGATTTAGAGGACAACACTGAGTCAGATCTTTTTGACGTTGACGGAGACGATGATGACGGTGAAATCGCTGACCGTAGATCTTTGATTTGGAGGAGGTTTCATTATTACATATCCTACGGTGCTCTGTCTGCTAATAGGATTCCTTGTCCGCCGAGATCTGGAAGATCTTATTACACTCATAACTGCTTCAAATCTAGAGCTGCTGTTAATCCGTACACTAGAGGCTGTTCTAGGATCACTCGTTGCAGAAGATGAACTACATTATTGTAGCGGATATGAAATTTGTGAGAAATTTGGTAAAAATGCTCTAGATTTAGTAATTTAATGTGTGATTTGCTATTTTAggttaataattattgttttgtattgtaattttatgtcggtgattttaattaattatcttgCCATGTGTATTTTTATTGGTGATTAGGCTGCAACAATTATTGTTTTTCTGTTCTTCAGGAGAgaattatgatatttatttaatcattggctaattgttttatttgcttggttttttttattgtgcTGCTATGTTTATTAAGAAATTTG containing:
- the LOC126654449 gene encoding protein RALF-like 34: MAIHKLALLLVLTLITSSRLVSAQLITDWPSMASAVSMYGDLEDNTESDLFDVDGDDDDGEIADRRSLIWRRFHYYISYGALSANRIPCPPRSGRSYYTHNCFKSRAAVNPYTRGCSRITRCRR